From one Flavobacteriales bacterium genomic stretch:
- a CDS encoding phosphoglycerate kinase, with protein MITMDSFSFNGKKALVRVDLNVPQDANGKVTDDTRARAIIPTVNKILKDGGSAILMSHLGRPKGKVNPAMSLKPIADHLSGLLGRPVLFATDCVGPDAKAKAAALKPGELLVLENLRFHPEEEAGDEAFSRILSELGDVYVNDAFGTAHRAHASTTIVAKFFPAAKLFGYLMQAEIDSVGRVLGDPQRPMTAIVGGSKVSSKIDVLRNLIGKCDELIIGGGMANTFVKAMGGSTGASLVEEDLLDTARSIVKEAEAKGVKLHIPTDAVVADAFAITANTDQCEADAVPDGWMALDIGPKSIEAFRASILRSKTLLWNGPMGVFEMQPFQQGTIAVAQAVAEATSIGAFSLVGGGDSVAAVNQFGLAGRISYVSTGGGAMLEYLEGKVLPGIAAVQG; from the coding sequence ATGATCACAATGGATTCCTTCTCCTTCAATGGCAAGAAAGCCTTGGTGCGCGTGGACCTCAACGTTCCGCAGGACGCGAATGGCAAGGTGACCGACGACACCCGGGCGCGCGCGATCATCCCGACCGTGAACAAGATCCTGAAGGACGGCGGCAGCGCGATCCTCATGAGCCATCTCGGTCGCCCGAAGGGCAAGGTGAACCCGGCGATGAGCCTGAAGCCCATCGCGGACCACTTGAGCGGCCTGCTTGGGCGGCCGGTGCTCTTCGCAACGGATTGCGTGGGGCCCGACGCCAAGGCGAAGGCCGCTGCGCTTAAGCCCGGAGAATTGTTGGTGCTCGAGAACCTGCGCTTCCATCCGGAGGAAGAAGCCGGTGATGAGGCATTCAGCAGGATCCTGAGCGAGCTGGGCGACGTGTACGTGAACGACGCCTTCGGTACGGCGCACCGCGCGCATGCCAGCACCACCATCGTCGCGAAGTTCTTCCCGGCCGCGAAGCTCTTCGGCTATCTGATGCAGGCCGAGATCGACAGCGTGGGCAGGGTGCTGGGGGATCCGCAGCGCCCGATGACCGCCATCGTAGGCGGGAGCAAGGTGAGCAGCAAGATCGATGTGCTTCGGAACCTGATCGGGAAGTGCGATGAGCTGATCATCGGCGGCGGCATGGCCAACACCTTCGTGAAGGCCATGGGCGGCAGCACCGGAGCATCGCTGGTGGAAGAGGACCTGCTCGACACCGCTCGCAGCATCGTCAAGGAAGCGGAGGCGAAAGGCGTGAAGCTGCACATCCCAACGGATGCCGTGGTGGCCGACGCATTCGCAATCACCGCGAACACCGATCAATGCGAAGCGGACGCGGTGCCCGACGGATGGATGGCGCTCGACATCGGCCCGAAGAGCATCGAGGCATTCAGGGCATCCATCCTGCGCAGCAAGACGCTGCTCTGGAACGGCCCCATGGGCGTGTTCGAGATGCAGCCCTTCCAACAAGGCACCATCGCCGTCGCGCAGGCCGTTGCCGAAGCCACGAGCATTGGCGCCTTCTCGCTCGTAGGCGGTGGCGATAGCGTGGCGGCGGTGAACCAGTTCGGCCTTGCGGGCAGGATCAGCTATGTGAGCACCGGTGGCGGTGCCATGCTGGAGTACCTTGAGGGGAAAGTGCTTCCGGGTATCGCGGCGGTGCAGGGCTAG
- a CDS encoding CvpA family protein — protein sequence MNWLDIVLLIILGASAWKGFQRGFVIEVASLLGLVLGIWAGIHLSDRVINALGLEVKGAAAAFLITFGLVLALVVVLGHLLTKAIDLAALSIPNKMAGIAFGALRSAFTLSIALNLLHGWSAGVLPPADVREQSRLHPALMILAPFVVPKLNETKWMEELKQDVERSVDR from the coding sequence ATGAACTGGCTCGACATCGTCCTGCTCATCATCTTGGGCGCTTCCGCCTGGAAAGGGTTCCAGCGCGGCTTCGTCATTGAGGTCGCATCGCTCCTCGGCCTGGTGCTCGGCATCTGGGCGGGCATCCACCTGAGCGACCGCGTGATCAATGCGCTCGGCTTGGAGGTGAAGGGCGCGGCGGCGGCCTTCCTGATCACCTTCGGCCTGGTGCTGGCCCTCGTGGTGGTGCTGGGCCATCTGCTCACCAAGGCCATCGACCTGGCGGCCCTGAGCATCCCGAACAAGATGGCCGGAATCGCCTTCGGGGCTCTGCGCTCGGCCTTCACGCTCAGCATCGCGCTGAACCTGCTGCACGGTTGGAGCGCCGGAGTACTCCCGCCAGCTGATGTGCGCGAGCAATCACGGCTGCATCCCGCTCTTATGATCCTCGCGCCCTTCGTGGTCCCGAAGCTGAACGAGACGAAGTGGATGGAAGAGCTGAAGCAAGATGTGGAGCGCAGCGTTGACCGCTAG
- a CDS encoding peptidylprolyl isomerase codes for MSNVRRWPKPGRPVILAVLSAWASLGTMAQAPAAPVRPLVEIRTTMGNMIVALYNETPLHRDNFLKLARAGAYDSLLFHRVITGFMAQAGDPESKHAAPGTPLGQGGPGYTIPQEIDPRFIHKRGALAAARSPDEVNPERRSNGSQFYLVQGRMHNREELDRTVQRNARYGTPVSYTNEQRGVYAEQGGAPHLDGAYTVFGEVVEGLEVLDAICNTLCDGQDRPLKDIRIFVRPKP; via the coding sequence ATGTCAAATGTAAGGCGATGGCCCAAACCCGGGCGGCCAGTGATCCTGGCTGTTCTGAGCGCTTGGGCCAGCCTTGGGACGATGGCCCAGGCTCCGGCGGCGCCTGTTCGGCCCTTGGTGGAGATCCGGACCACGATGGGGAACATGATCGTGGCCCTCTACAACGAGACTCCCCTGCACCGGGACAATTTCCTCAAACTGGCCCGCGCCGGAGCCTACGACAGCTTGCTCTTCCACCGGGTGATCACAGGATTCATGGCCCAAGCCGGCGATCCGGAGAGCAAGCACGCCGCCCCCGGCACCCCGCTCGGGCAAGGCGGTCCAGGCTACACGATCCCGCAAGAGATCGACCCTCGCTTCATCCATAAGCGTGGGGCTTTGGCCGCGGCTCGCTCGCCCGATGAGGTGAACCCTGAGCGGCGCAGCAACGGGAGCCAGTTCTATCTGGTTCAGGGCCGCATGCATAACCGGGAGGAGCTCGATCGCACCGTGCAGCGCAATGCCCGTTACGGCACCCCCGTGAGCTACACCAATGAGCAGCGTGGCGTTTACGCTGAGCAGGGCGGCGCGCCGCACCTTGATGGCGCCTACACCGTCTTCGGCGAAGTGGTCGAGGGCCTCGAGGTGCTCGATGCCATCTGCAACACGCTCTGCGACGGGCAGGACCGCCCCTTGAAGGACATCCGCATCTTCGTGCGCCCCAAGCCATGA
- the pheS gene encoding phenylalanine--tRNA ligase subunit alpha, translated as MSLHDRLAAIEAELAKAEARTAEEVERFRVAMLGRNGAVTELFEAFKLMAGEEKRALGQRMNQLKQRAQARWEELKAGANGTIESAGPAIDSSAPALSEHTGSLHPITLVRQRIIDVFARIGFTVSQGPEVEDDHHNFTALNFPPDHPARDMQDTFFVEGPGGFALRTHTSSVQVRAMEGQKPPIRTISPGRVYRNEAISARAHCMFHQVEALYVDKDVSFAELKGTLDYFAKSLFGPEVSIRLRPSYFPFTEPSAEVDMSCTICGGPGCNVCKHSGWVEIMGCGMVDPAVLANCGINPEEYSGFALGMGVERIAQLIYRVPDLRLYWENDARFLDQFTAAHLRP; from the coding sequence ATGAGCCTGCACGACCGCCTAGCCGCCATCGAGGCCGAATTAGCCAAGGCCGAAGCCCGAACCGCCGAAGAGGTGGAGCGTTTCCGCGTAGCCATGCTGGGCCGCAACGGTGCGGTCACGGAACTCTTCGAGGCCTTCAAGCTCATGGCCGGCGAGGAGAAGCGCGCCTTGGGCCAGCGCATGAATCAATTGAAGCAGAGGGCGCAGGCGCGATGGGAGGAGCTCAAGGCCGGCGCGAATGGAACGATCGAATCGGCGGGGCCCGCCATCGACTCCAGCGCTCCCGCTCTTTCCGAGCACACCGGCTCGCTTCACCCGATCACCTTGGTGCGCCAGCGGATCATCGATGTGTTCGCGCGCATCGGCTTCACCGTGAGCCAGGGGCCTGAGGTGGAGGACGACCACCACAACTTCACCGCGCTCAACTTCCCGCCCGACCATCCTGCGCGCGACATGCAGGATACCTTCTTCGTGGAGGGTCCCGGTGGATTCGCCTTGCGCACGCACACCAGCAGCGTGCAGGTGCGCGCGATGGAAGGGCAGAAGCCACCGATCCGCACGATCTCGCCCGGACGCGTCTATCGCAACGAGGCCATCAGCGCGCGCGCGCACTGCATGTTCCATCAGGTCGAGGCGCTTTACGTGGACAAGGATGTGAGCTTCGCGGAGCTGAAGGGCACGCTCGACTATTTCGCGAAGAGCCTCTTCGGCCCGGAGGTGAGCATCCGCCTGCGGCCCAGCTATTTCCCCTTCACCGAGCCGAGCGCCGAGGTGGACATGAGCTGCACGATCTGCGGTGGTCCCGGCTGCAATGTGTGCAAGCACAGCGGCTGGGTGGAGATCATGGGCTGCGGCATGGTGGACCCAGCTGTGCTTGCGAACTGCGGAATCAATCCCGAGGAGTACAGCGGCTTCGCTTTGGGCATGGGCGTGGAGCGCATCGCGCAGCTCATCTACCGGGTGCCCGACCTGCGCCTCTACTGGGAGAACGATGCCCGCTTCCTCGATCAGTTCACCGCTGCGCACCTGCGCCCCTGA
- a CDS encoding NAD(P)/FAD-dependent oxidoreductase, translated as MMHADVCIVGGGPGGCSAALQLAKHGIDAVLIEKARFPRDKVCGDALSGKVMRALERLDQGLAASVKRDARTMPSWGVTFVSPSGRALRVPFSRQTGTGEAPGAIMPRLGFDDMLFQRVKRAAGITSLESATVRSFTRHDSGWTVSIEQEGHLHELNVRIIIDASGANSSFARHHGRLPMEPRHHAAGVRAYYSGVKGLDRDGFIELLFLRELLPGYLWVFPLPGGRANVGLGLRSDVVRRRKADLKKLLLELIGSHPQLKERFAGATIEGGVQGMGLPLASKRRRISGEGYLLVGDAAHLIDPFTGEGISHAMISGMHAADVAMEALAAEDCSAVRLRSYDDRVWRRLGKELAISTRLQQLAHQPWLFDFVVDRANRNPALADTISSMFTDMDLRERLKKPGFYMDLLLGRAPKK; from the coding sequence CTGATGCATGCCGACGTGTGCATCGTGGGCGGAGGCCCCGGCGGCTGTTCCGCCGCGCTGCAGCTCGCGAAGCATGGAATCGATGCGGTGCTCATCGAGAAGGCGCGATTCCCGCGCGATAAGGTCTGCGGCGATGCACTCAGCGGCAAGGTGATGCGCGCGCTGGAGCGACTGGATCAGGGATTGGCCGCCAGCGTGAAGCGCGATGCCCGCACCATGCCCAGCTGGGGCGTCACCTTTGTGTCGCCCAGCGGCCGCGCGCTGCGGGTGCCCTTCTCGCGCCAGACCGGAACGGGCGAAGCGCCGGGCGCCATCATGCCGCGCCTCGGCTTCGACGACATGCTCTTCCAGCGCGTGAAGAGAGCCGCCGGCATCACCAGTCTCGAAAGCGCAACGGTGAGGTCCTTCACACGGCACGACAGCGGGTGGACCGTCAGCATCGAGCAGGAGGGCCACCTTCATGAGCTCAACGTGCGGATCATCATCGATGCCAGCGGTGCGAATTCATCCTTCGCACGGCACCACGGACGGTTGCCCATGGAGCCCCGGCACCATGCAGCCGGGGTGCGGGCTTATTACAGCGGCGTGAAGGGCCTCGATCGCGATGGTTTCATCGAGCTGCTCTTCCTGAGGGAGCTCCTGCCCGGCTACCTCTGGGTATTCCCTTTGCCGGGCGGAAGAGCGAATGTGGGCTTGGGGCTTCGCAGCGATGTGGTGCGGCGCCGCAAGGCGGACCTGAAGAAGCTGCTGCTCGAATTGATCGGATCGCATCCGCAGCTCAAGGAACGTTTCGCCGGCGCCACGATCGAGGGCGGCGTGCAGGGCATGGGGCTTCCGTTGGCGAGTAAGCGCCGGCGCATCAGCGGTGAGGGCTACCTGCTCGTTGGCGATGCCGCTCATCTGATCGACCCCTTCACCGGAGAGGGCATCAGCCATGCGATGATCAGCGGGATGCATGCTGCGGATGTTGCCATGGAGGCGCTTGCGGCAGAAGACTGCAGCGCTGTCCGCCTACGCTCCTATGACGACCGGGTTTGGAGGCGTCTCGGCAAGGAGCTCGCGATCAGCACCCGCTTGCAGCAGTTGGCGCATCAGCCCTGGCTCTTCGATTTCGTGGTGGACCGCGCGAACAGGAATCCCGCGCTCGCCGACACGATCAGCAGCATGTTCACTGACATGGATTTGCGCGAACGGCTGAAGAAGCCGGGCTTCTACATGGATCTGCTGCTGGGGCGGGCGCCGAAGAAGTAG